In Arenicella xantha, the genomic window AGCGGAAGAAACCCGGCTTGTCGGCAGACCAATTAAAGTTATACATCGCACCTAAGGTATAACTGTAGTCAGGCACGTAATCGATCGGGTCACCGACGATGTTGGCTGTGTCGGTGCCGCCAATTTCTTTGACTTCGGCGTCGATCACGGCCAGTGATGCATCAAATGTGAATGCATCTGTTACATGCCACCTCATCGACGTTTCAAAGCCTGCGACTTCAACCTTACCGATATTACTGACAAAGCTTTCAAAACCACGACCTTCAATAAACACTAGACCCCGACGCAGCATTTCGTCGTACTCAGTGAAATAAACAGCCGCATCAAAATACAGTTTGTTTTCAAACAAGTTAGCTTTGTAACCTAGCTCATAACTCCACAACGACTCAGGGTCGAAGTCGGGTAATTCAACACCATTGAAGTCGAAGCCATTAAAGCCACCACTACGAAAACCCTTAGCTGCGCTGGCATAAATATTCTTATCATCACTTAAGTTGTAAGAGAGATAAACTCGAGGGTCGACTGAATCAAATGAGCCGGCTTGAACACCTGTAGAACCTTCAATGAATTGAGTTTGATCGTCTTCAAAATATCGAGCACCAACGCCAACATTCAGTTTGTCGGTTATCTGGTATGACATATCCGCAAATACCGATAAAGATTCTGATGTGTCATGTGTGTAGTATGAAGATAAGAAAATATCGGGACCGAACTCAGTCACAACTTCAGGAATATTTAGGTCCACTTCCATGTCACGGTAGAATATGCCGGCGGTCCATTGTAAACGACCGTCTGCATTTGAGACTAAACGCAACTCCTGGGCAAACTGATTTCCGACGTTATTTCGGTTGCTGTAGCCAGCAAGCGTTCCGCCATAGATTGTTTCTGGGCCGCCAAAATAAGAGAATGGGTAGTCGAGATCCATCTCAGCATAGGAGGTTGAACTCAACAGTTCAGCAAAACCAAGATCATAAGTTACTTCCAAGTTATACAAATCATAGTCCCATACTTTTGGCTTTAACGTAAGCCCTGGGTCAGTTGGAACATAGACGGTCCGATCAGGCTGTTCATAGCCTTGACCAAGCTCATACTCGGCGTTGTATTTAACCACCGTTGCTAATACATCAAGACTGTCAGTTGGCGTCCACAGTGCTTTAACACGAACTGTCGAGAGGTCTTCGCCATTGCCGTCTTCGATACCGGCCTCTGGCTGGTCCTGCCAACCACCACCATCTTTAACATCAGCCACCACACGCATCGCGAACTTATTCTCGACTACTGGCATATTCAGGATTGCCGTAACACCCAAACCGGTATCGCCGTCAGTAACAGAATATGCGTCACCTTGCACACTACCAGAAAACTCTTGAGTGTTCGGCCGCTTAGTGATGTAACGAATCGCACCACCAACCGCACCTTGACCATATAAGGTACCTTGCGGACCTTTGAGCACTTCAACTCGCTCCAGATCTAATACTCGGGTTGGCAATACTTCATAACCAGTTAGGGCCATGGGGATCTCATCTTGGTAAATGCTGGTGAGGGCTCCGCCGCCATGAGCATTCGCGATTCCACGTAGAAATATCTGGTAGCTGCCTGGGCCGTCTTCGCGCATTGTTAACCCTGGCACGGCGAATGACAAGTCTTGAATCGTGTCGATACCTCGCATTTCTAACT contains:
- a CDS encoding TonB-dependent receptor, which codes for MKRTKIDRAIVMAVAALGTTLAVEASAEQVLLDEIIVTASKREQSLVEVPMAIAAITGDELEMRGIDTIQDLSFAVPGLTMREDGPGSYQIFLRGIANAHGGGALTSIYQDEIPMALTGYEVLPTRVLDLERVEVLKGPQGTLYGQGAVGGAIRYITKRPNTQEFSGSVQGDAYSVTDGDTGLGVTAILNMPVVENKFAMRVVADVKDGGGWQDQPEAGIEDGNGEDLSTVRVKALWTPTDSLDVLATVVKYNAEYELGQGYEQPDRTVYVPTDPGLTLKPKVWDYDLYNLEVTYDLGFAELLSSTSYAEMDLDYPFSYFGGPETIYGGTLAGYSNRNNVGNQFAQELRLVSNADGRLQWTAGIFYRDMEVDLNIPEVVTEFGPDIFLSSYYTHDTSESLSVFADMSYQITDKLNVGVGARYFEDDQTQFIEGSTGVQAGSFDSVDPRVYLSYNLSDDKNIYASAAKGFRSGGFNGFDFNGVELPDFDPESLWSYELGYKANLFENKLYFDAAVYFTEYDEMLRRGLVFIEGRGFESFVSNIGKVEVAGFETSMRWHVTDAFTFDASLAVIDAEVKEIGGTDTANIVGDPIDYVPDYSYTLGAMYNFNWSADKPGFFRLGYSYRDEMPYVDRTSFSVENIGQFSDAIGLLDARLGMTIDGIRLELYGQNLTDVNKYIDPYHAWNNANRTRPRTVGLRVSFDF